Proteins found in one Desulfovibrio sp. genomic segment:
- a CDS encoding alpha/beta hydrolase — translation MTAPSESPAPLRCCTVPVLAAILACLFLWAAPAARAALIVEEMSLPAQFGPSGETTPLEAVVVRPGASGRHPLVVISHGSPRNKDDRPGMTAISKLREAEEFARRGFVVLLFLRRGFGSSAGGFVEGVGSGNNPDYAASGRKAAEDIREAIRFMKTMPYVDSARIVCVGQSAGGLATVALAADPPTGVVAAISFAGGKGSTAPDVVLKEENLVSAFAQYGRTARIPMLFVYSENDHFFGPRLSRELYDAFTKAGGKADFIMAPPFGEDGHTLFSRKGIPQWTPYVDAFLAAHGLRLMPSPMPIERAKAQPPAKLAQNGREAFMNYLDAPPHKAFVMGTDGRFGWASGRRTRDEALSKAMENCPRNADKSCAPVMLDDLPR, via the coding sequence ATGACCGCCCCTTCAGAATCCCCCGCGCCACTGCGGTGTTGCACCGTCCCGGTGCTGGCCGCCATTCTGGCCTGCCTCTTTCTTTGGGCAGCGCCTGCAGCCCGTGCTGCACTTATCGTGGAGGAGATGTCCCTCCCGGCTCAATTCGGCCCGAGTGGAGAGACCACACCGCTTGAGGCCGTCGTGGTCAGGCCCGGCGCTTCCGGACGCCACCCGCTGGTCGTTATCAGCCACGGCTCTCCCCGAAACAAGGACGACCGGCCAGGCATGACAGCCATCTCCAAGCTGCGCGAGGCCGAAGAATTCGCCCGCAGGGGATTCGTGGTTCTGCTCTTTTTACGCCGCGGCTTCGGCTCCTCGGCGGGAGGTTTCGTGGAAGGTGTCGGCTCGGGCAACAACCCCGACTATGCCGCCTCCGGGCGCAAGGCCGCCGAAGACATACGCGAGGCTATCCGGTTCATGAAGACCATGCCGTACGTGGATTCCGCCCGTATCGTCTGCGTGGGCCAATCCGCCGGAGGCCTCGCGACCGTAGCCCTGGCCGCCGACCCGCCGACAGGGGTGGTGGCCGCCATCAGCTTCGCGGGCGGCAAGGGGTCCACGGCCCCCGACGTGGTGCTCAAAGAGGAGAACCTCGTCAGCGCCTTTGCCCAATACGGCAGGACCGCGCGCATCCCAATGCTCTTCGTTTACTCCGAAAACGACCACTTCTTCGGCCCCAGGCTTTCGCGCGAACTATACGACGCCTTCACCAAAGCAGGTGGCAAGGCCGACTTCATCATGGCTCCGCCCTTCGGCGAAGACGGCCACACGCTGTTTTCGCGAAAGGGGATTCCGCAGTGGACCCCCTATGTTGATGCGTTTCTTGCCGCCCACGGGTTGAGGCTCATGCCCTCTCCGATGCCGATTGAACGGGCCAAGGCCCAGCCCCCCGCGAAGCTCGCCCAAAATGGCCGGGAGGCCTTCATGAACTATCTGGACGCCCCACCCCACAAAGCCTTCGTCATGGGAACCGACGGCCGCTTCGGATGGGCCTCAGGCAGACGCACCAGGGATGAGGCCCTTAGCAAAGCCATGGAGAATTGCCCGCGCAACGCCGACAAAAGCTGCGCGCCCGTCATGCTAGACGACCTGCCGCGATAG
- a CDS encoding sigma-54-dependent Fis family transcriptional regulator has translation MNGDSYPSFTILLVDDEPAWLRSLTLTLESSAGLTNIITCQNSSEVLPLLEERKVGLVLLDLTMPKLSGEELLSLIGEHHPDIACIIVSGLNQLESAVRCMKLGAYDYFVKTDEEDRIVSGVQRAVRMLELRDENRQALSRLASGGPLNPEAFSGIITRSRSMQAIFAYIEAVAQSPQPLLITGESGTGKENLVRAAHGLSARKGPLISVNVAGLDDAVFADTLFGHVRGAFTGADTPRKGMVEEAHGGTLLLDEIGDLSIPSQVKLLRLIQEGEFFPLGSDQPKRLTARVIVATHQNLAAKEASGSFRRDLYYRLRTHHVHVPPLRERKEDIEPLLNHFLEEAAQALGKRKPSPPRELVQRLNAYSFPGNVRELRAMVFDAVSVHRDRMLSMDTFNKAIGQAESEAVPLPVNPFSSFERLPSFAEAAQFLVDEALKRSGGNQTLAARLLGISQPALSKRLKLMRQPGTA, from the coding sequence ATGAACGGCGACTCCTATCCATCCTTCACGATTCTTTTGGTGGATGACGAACCCGCTTGGCTTCGTTCGCTAACCCTCACCCTGGAATCCTCGGCCGGGCTCACCAACATCATCACCTGCCAGAACAGTTCGGAGGTGTTGCCCCTGCTGGAGGAACGCAAAGTGGGCCTGGTGCTGCTGGATTTGACCATGCCCAAGCTCTCCGGCGAGGAGCTTCTTTCCCTCATTGGAGAACACCACCCGGATATCGCCTGCATCATCGTCAGCGGACTCAATCAACTGGAGAGCGCGGTCCGGTGCATGAAGCTCGGGGCCTACGACTATTTCGTCAAAACCGACGAGGAAGACAGGATTGTAAGCGGCGTTCAGCGAGCTGTACGAATGCTGGAATTGCGCGACGAGAACCGGCAGGCGCTCAGTCGCCTGGCTTCCGGCGGTCCGCTGAACCCCGAGGCTTTTTCGGGCATCATCACCCGCAGCCGCTCCATGCAGGCCATTTTCGCCTATATAGAGGCCGTGGCTCAAAGCCCTCAACCCCTTCTCATTACAGGAGAATCCGGCACGGGCAAGGAGAATCTTGTCCGAGCCGCCCACGGCTTGAGCGCCCGAAAAGGCCCTCTGATTTCGGTGAACGTGGCCGGGCTGGACGACGCCGTGTTCGCGGACACGCTGTTCGGCCATGTGCGGGGAGCGTTCACAGGAGCGGACACTCCACGCAAGGGTATGGTGGAAGAAGCGCACGGTGGAACGCTCCTGCTGGATGAGATCGGCGATTTAAGCATCCCGTCCCAGGTTAAGCTTTTACGCCTCATCCAAGAAGGCGAATTCTTCCCGCTGGGCTCCGACCAGCCCAAGAGGCTTACGGCCCGGGTCATCGTGGCAACGCACCAGAATCTGGCCGCCAAAGAGGCCTCCGGATCATTCCGCCGAGACCTCTACTACCGTTTGCGCACCCACCATGTTCACGTGCCCCCTCTTCGCGAACGCAAGGAGGACATCGAACCTCTGCTGAACCATTTTCTGGAGGAGGCTGCACAGGCCCTTGGCAAGCGAAAGCCCTCCCCGCCGAGGGAACTGGTTCAACGACTGAACGCCTACAGCTTTCCGGGCAACGTCCGGGAACTCCGGGCCATGGTTTTCGACGCCGTGAGCGTACACCGCGATCGCATGCTCTCCATGGACACCTTCAACAAGGCCATCGGACAAGCCGAATCCGAGGCAGTCCCGCTTCCTGTGAATCCCTTTTCCAGCTTCGAGCGGCTTCCCAGTTTCGCGGAAGCTGCCCAGTTTCTGGTGGACGAGGCGCTCAAACGTTCTGGTGGCAACCAGACATTGGCAGCAAGGCTTCTGGGCATATCGCAGCCCGCGCTGAGCAAGCGCCTAAAGCTCATGCGCCAGCCCGGAACCGCCTGA
- a CDS encoding transporter substrate-binding domain-containing protein — MSKNLFTLFAILLALVLGAGTSLAQDVPGVSRPIIVGGDRDYPPYEFLDKNGQPAGYNVDLTRAIAEVMGMQVEFRLGAWAEVRTALSEGRVDILQGMSYSEERLQEVDFTPPHTIVNHAIFSRRGSAQVTSLEDIRGYSIALHKGGIMHDTIRLMGFEKDLIFSDTPADALRLLASGKCDYAVTAMLPGMYILRENKLDNLEVVSGTVATVRYGFAVKKGNDVLLGRFSEGLAILDQTGKYEDIRRKWLGVLENRPLKWDQALKSISTVLLPLLALLGGTVFWSHTLRKKVAERTKSLSDALEQLNRNQQQLVQADKMAALGILVSGVAHEINNPNGLILLNLPMLKKVQADTARILDEHHDANGRFTLGGIPYDRMRTELPVMLDEMLEGAQRIKRIVNDLKDFARLEEGAAREPVDVNEAARKALRLVDAVIRKATDRFSASYAQELPKVWGNSQRIEQVVINLVLNACQALPDRDKAIEVSTRHEPASGSVLLVVRDQGVGITPEHLPHLTDPFFTTKREIGGTGLGLSVSAGIVKDLGGTLEFSSSPGHGATVTLRLPAVKEDEPA; from the coding sequence ATGAGCAAAAACCTCTTCACCCTCTTCGCCATCCTTTTGGCCCTTGTCTTGGGGGCAGGGACCAGCCTCGCCCAGGACGTTCCCGGCGTGAGCCGTCCCATTATCGTGGGTGGCGACCGGGACTACCCGCCATACGAGTTTCTGGACAAGAACGGCCAGCCGGCCGGGTACAACGTGGACCTCACCCGGGCCATCGCCGAGGTCATGGGGATGCAGGTGGAATTCCGGCTCGGCGCCTGGGCCGAAGTGCGTACCGCCCTGTCCGAGGGCCGCGTGGACATCCTCCAGGGCATGTCCTACTCTGAGGAACGCCTTCAGGAAGTGGATTTCACCCCACCCCACACCATCGTCAACCACGCCATCTTCTCCCGGCGCGGCTCTGCCCAAGTGACTTCTTTGGAGGATATCAGAGGGTACTCCATCGCGCTGCACAAGGGCGGCATCATGCACGACACGATCCGCCTGATGGGCTTCGAGAAAGACCTGATCTTCAGCGACACCCCGGCGGACGCCCTGCGCCTGCTGGCCTCAGGCAAATGCGACTACGCCGTAACAGCCATGCTCCCAGGCATGTACATCCTCCGGGAGAACAAACTCGACAACCTCGAGGTGGTTTCCGGAACCGTGGCCACGGTTCGCTACGGCTTTGCGGTCAAAAAAGGCAATGACGTCCTTTTGGGCCGCTTCAGCGAAGGCCTGGCCATTCTGGACCAAACTGGAAAATACGAAGATATTCGGCGCAAGTGGCTGGGCGTGCTCGAAAACCGCCCACTCAAGTGGGACCAGGCACTCAAGTCCATCTCCACCGTTCTTTTGCCACTGCTTGCCCTGCTTGGAGGCACGGTCTTCTGGTCCCATACCCTGCGTAAAAAAGTCGCCGAGAGAACCAAATCTCTGAGCGACGCCCTGGAACAGCTCAACCGGAACCAGCAACAGCTGGTTCAGGCGGACAAGATGGCCGCGCTGGGCATTCTGGTGTCCGGCGTGGCCCATGAGATCAACAACCCAAACGGGCTCATTCTTCTCAACCTGCCCATGCTCAAGAAAGTCCAGGCGGACACGGCCAGAATCCTCGACGAACATCATGACGCCAATGGCCGATTCACCCTGGGCGGCATCCCCTACGACCGCATGCGCACCGAGTTGCCCGTCATGCTCGACGAGATGCTGGAAGGAGCGCAGCGCATCAAGCGTATCGTCAACGACCTGAAGGATTTCGCAAGGCTCGAAGAGGGCGCTGCCCGTGAGCCCGTGGATGTGAACGAAGCGGCCCGGAAGGCCCTTCGCCTTGTGGATGCGGTTATCCGCAAGGCCACGGATCGCTTCAGCGCCAGTTACGCCCAGGAATTGCCCAAGGTGTGGGGCAACTCCCAGCGCATCGAGCAGGTGGTCATCAATCTGGTTCTCAACGCCTGCCAAGCCCTGCCCGACCGGGACAAGGCCATTGAGGTCTCCACCCGGCACGAACCCGCATCCGGGTCCGTTCTTCTGGTCGTGCGCGACCAGGGCGTCGGCATCACACCCGAACACCTTCCCCACCTGACGGACCCGTTTTTCACCACCAAACGCGAAATCGGCGGCACGGGTCTTGGCCTTTCCGTCTCCGCTGGAATCGTCAAGGATTTGGGGGGGACTCTCGAGTTCTCAAGCTCCCCAGGGCATGGTGCCACGGTTACCCTTCGCCTTCCCGCGGTTAAGGAGGATGAACCAGCATGA
- the ychF gene encoding redox-regulated ATPase YchF translates to MPLSIGIVGLPNVGKSTLFNALTRAQNAQAANYPFCTIEPNKAIVAVPDERLEKLTNMAKPQKTIPATVEFTDIAGLVRGASKGEGLGNKFLANIRETQAILHVVRCFDDDDVVHVHGKVDPVTDIEVIETELILADAQVLENRMDRLRKQARASKEHQAKLAVAEKLLAHLMEGKPAATMEGAGEGAMAELFAELGPITAKPVIYCANVDEAGLSEDGSQVQAVRAYAAKTDAPVVKVSAKMEEEMASLSDEERLEFLESYGVESSGLDQVIRTGYSVLGLISYFTVGPKEVRAWTIEQGWKAPKAASVIHTDFERGFIRAEVISYQDYVSHANEAACRAAGVLRQEGKEYVFKDGDVVHFLFNV, encoded by the coding sequence ATGCCTCTTTCCATCGGAATCGTCGGCCTACCGAACGTCGGCAAGTCCACGCTGTTCAATGCCCTCACCCGTGCCCAGAACGCCCAGGCCGCCAACTATCCCTTCTGCACCATCGAGCCCAACAAGGCCATCGTGGCGGTGCCAGACGAACGCCTGGAGAAGCTGACCAACATGGCCAAGCCCCAGAAGACGATTCCGGCCACGGTGGAATTCACCGACATCGCCGGGCTGGTCCGAGGAGCGAGCAAGGGAGAAGGGCTTGGCAACAAGTTTCTGGCCAACATCCGCGAGACCCAGGCCATCCTGCATGTGGTCCGCTGCTTCGACGACGACGACGTGGTGCACGTGCACGGCAAGGTGGACCCGGTGACGGATATCGAGGTCATCGAAACCGAGCTCATTCTGGCGGACGCCCAGGTCCTGGAGAACCGGATGGACCGCCTGCGCAAACAGGCCAGGGCGAGCAAGGAGCATCAGGCCAAACTGGCTGTGGCGGAAAAACTCCTGGCTCATCTCATGGAGGGCAAGCCGGCCGCCACCATGGAAGGGGCAGGCGAAGGCGCCATGGCCGAGCTTTTTGCCGAACTGGGCCCAATAACGGCCAAGCCTGTTATCTATTGCGCCAACGTGGATGAAGCAGGACTCAGCGAGGACGGTTCCCAGGTGCAGGCTGTGCGCGCGTACGCAGCCAAAACGGATGCCCCGGTGGTGAAGGTCTCGGCCAAGATGGAGGAGGAGATGGCCTCTCTCTCCGACGAGGAGCGCCTGGAGTTCCTGGAATCCTACGGGGTTGAGAGCTCGGGCCTGGATCAGGTCATCCGCACCGGATATTCGGTCTTGGGCCTCATAAGCTATTTTACGGTCGGCCCCAAGGAAGTCCGCGCCTGGACCATTGAGCAGGGCTGGAAGGCGCCCAAGGCGGCGTCCGTGATCCACACGGATTTCGAACGCGGCTTCATCAGGGCCGAGGTGATCTCCTACCAGGACTATGTGTCCCACGCCAACGAAGCGGCCTGCCGGGCCGCTGGCGTGCTCAGGCAGGAAGGCAAGGAATACGTGTTCAAGGACGGGGACGTGGTGCACTTCCTCTTCAACGTCTAG
- a CDS encoding precorrin-8X methylmutase encodes MNDKDMQSPLDPAGIERKSFAIIDSEVPEPRPFQDGEWEVARRLIHTSADFELLKLLRFSPDAVHAGVSALRSGAVIVTDTRMCQVGIPSRRLDALGSRTMCWMDDPGLAAKAKELGVTRARLAMDEAVLLPGPLVFAIGNAPTALLRLLELMDQGKVKPELVVGMPVGFVNAAESKDLLMERDDTAYISIVGRKGGSALAAACVNALAEMALHATAY; translated from the coding sequence ATGAACGACAAAGACATGCAAAGCCCTCTCGATCCCGCTGGGATAGAAAGAAAGAGTTTCGCGATAATCGATTCCGAAGTGCCTGAGCCCCGCCCTTTCCAGGATGGAGAGTGGGAGGTGGCCCGGAGGCTCATCCACACCTCCGCGGACTTTGAACTCCTGAAACTTCTGCGTTTTTCGCCCGATGCCGTCCATGCCGGAGTGTCGGCCCTGCGGTCCGGCGCGGTCATCGTCACTGACACGCGCATGTGCCAGGTCGGCATTCCGTCCCGACGGCTGGACGCCCTGGGCAGCCGCACCATGTGCTGGATGGACGATCCGGGCTTGGCCGCAAAGGCCAAGGAACTGGGAGTCACCCGGGCCAGGTTGGCCATGGACGAGGCCGTGCTCCTGCCGGGGCCTCTGGTTTTCGCCATCGGCAACGCACCCACAGCGCTCTTAAGGCTCCTGGAACTCATGGACCAAGGCAAGGTAAAACCGGAGCTGGTGGTCGGCATGCCCGTGGGGTTCGTCAACGCGGCTGAATCGAAAGACCTGCTCATGGAGCGAGACGACACCGCCTACATAAGCATCGTGGGCCGCAAGGGCGGCTCGGCCCTGGCCGCGGCCTGCGTGAACGCCCTGGCCGAGATGGCCCTGCACGCCACTGCGTACTGA